In the genome of Sphaeramia orbicularis chromosome 13, fSphaOr1.1, whole genome shotgun sequence, one region contains:
- the pgr gene encoding progesterone receptor isoform X2, translating to MESKLDGRMSTISTSISDSTDSRVCNSIESGYNENKVSNESQFLPCMSASSVRNFGHVGALDQTGIPSGADALYRDCNLLDSSLSGKHFYDRSSDFLKCDTVPWEDFMKVQRTNVGASETLRLSSSTGSCKYIKDEKEPSVIMEPPCPSFDAPSNIPPLDPCCESDGKQPHLGLGDAESTGYAAPPRTNQEGSPGFLIDLNQTEPLPPPPPPLAQVRTDSRCGASGKTGMNFDASSAQQLSVYKSEVPRWQMQSSPAESQFWGQSTGANEDPFTHGGGFDGVQNQAMSQRNPSPFTSFPGMPPQRLCVICGDEASGCHYGVLTCGSCKVFFKRAVEGHHSYLCAGRNDCIVDKIRRKNCPACRLRKCYQAGMMLGGRKLKRFGALKALGLAPSLMFQSHLAMSNDNQALTSMSCIPGIREVQFSQQIINILENIEPEVVYCGYENSQPEVPHLLLNSLNRLCEKQLLWIVKWSKSLPGFRNLHINDQMTLIQYSWMNLMVFSLGWRSFQNVTSEYLYFAPDLVLSQEQMRRSPIYDLCLAIQFIPQEFANLQVSREEFLCMKAIILLNTVPLEGLKSQAAFEEMRQNYIRELSKAIHMKEKGVVASSQRFYHLTKLMDAMHD from the exons ATGGAAAGTAAACTCGACGGAAGAATGAGCACCATCAGCACCTCCATCTCAGATTCTACCGATTCGAGAGTATGTAACTCGATAGAAAGTGGatacaatgagaataaagtaTCCAACGAGTCGCAGTTTCTGCCCTGCATGTCCGCGTCGTCCGTGCGTAATTTTGGACACGTTGGCGCACTGGATCAAACTGGGATTCCAAGTGGCGCAGACGCACTTTACAGAGACTGTAACTTACTCGATAGTTCTCTTTCTGGAAAACACTTTTATGATCGTAGTAGTGATTTTCTCAAGTGTGACACCGTGCCGTGGGAAGATTTTATGAAAGTGCAAAGGACGAACGTGGGCGCGTCTGAAACTTTGCGCCTGTCCTCCTCAACCGGATcgtgtaaatacataaaagatgaaaaagagcCTTCTGTGATCATGGAGCCACCTTGTCCCAGCTTTGACGCACCATCCAACATCCCCCCTCTGGACCCCTGCTGTGAATCCGACGGGAAGCAGCCGCATCTGGGGCTCGGGGACGCGGAATCCACCGGTTACGCGGCTCCTCCACGGACGAACCAAGAAGGATCCCCGGGTTTTCTGATCGATCTGAACCAGACGgagccccttcctcctcctcctcctcctctggcccAGGTGAGGACCGACTCCAGGTGTGGCGCATCCGGGAAAACCGGGATGAACTTCGACGCCAGTTCGGCTCAACAACTGTCCGTCTACAAGAGTGAGGTTCCCCGGTGGCAGATGCAGAGCTCACCGGCTGAGTCCCAGttctggggtcagtccacggggGCCAACGAGGACCCCTTCACGCACGGAGGAGGGTTCGATGGGGTCCAGAACCAGGCCATGTCTCAGAGGAACCCCTCACCTTTCACCTCATTCCCTGG TATGCCGCCTCAGAGgctgtgtgtgatctgtggagACGAAGCATCTGGTTGTCACTACGGAGTCTTAACCTGTGGAAGCTGTAAAGTCTTTTTTAAACGAGCAGTCGAAG GCCATCATAGCTATCTGTGCGCCGGGCGAAATGACTGCATTGTGGACAAAATCCGGAGGAAAAATTGCCCTGCGTGTCGCCTCAGAAAGTGCTATCAAGCAGGAATGATGCTTGGAG GCAGGAAACTGAAGCGCTTCGGGGCCTTGAAAGCCTTGGGTTTGGCCCCGTCCCTGATGTTCCAGTCGCACTTGGCCATGTCAAACGACAACCAGGCCTTGACCTCCATGTCTTGTATACCGGGCATCCGCGAGGTGCAGTTCTCCCAGCAGATCATCAATATCCTGGAAAACATCGAGCCGGAGGTCGTGTACTGCGGTTACGAAAACTCGCAGCCCGAAGTCCCCCACCTCCTGCTCAACAGCCTCAACAGGCTGTGTGAGAAACAGCTGCTGTGGATCGTCAAGTGGTCCAAGTCTTTGCCAG GATTTCGTAACCTTCACATCAATGATCAGATGACCCTGATCCAGTACTCCTGGATGAACCTGATGGTGTTTTCTCTTGGGTGGCGTTCCTTTCAGAATGTCACCAGCGAATATTTATACTTTGCTCCCGATCTGGTTCTTAGCCA gGAGCAAATGAGGAGATCCCCGATTTACGATCTTTGCCTGGCAATACAGTTCATCCCTCAGGAGTTTGCGAATCTTCAGGTTTCTCGTGAGGAGTTTCTCTGCATGAAAGCCATAATATTACTCAACACAG